DNA sequence from the Acanthochromis polyacanthus isolate Apoly-LR-REF ecotype Palm Island chromosome 5, KAUST_Apoly_ChrSc, whole genome shotgun sequence genome:
ttctttcatttgtcaAACTCACAGGTTAACTATTAATTACCTAATTTTGTCATTCTGTAACAGAAATCCGTTGTATTTCTTGAGAACACTCTGTATTTGTAGTTGTTGAATCCAGtaatgtaaaataagtaaatatatTTGAATGTAAACTGTCAATCAACCCAGATGTGATCTCCACCAAGCTACGATTCAGCATCTACCTCAGTGGGACAAAGTGTTGGCATTTGAATTAAAATAGACGGTTTTGGCTCCAGTTACTTATGAGGTACGGATACAGTTTTATTGCTCTGAGATGGAACATTAATTGCTGAAGCCATGGCACATATTTGATGGTAAAAACTGTCCAGAAGAATTGCAAATAAAGCATTTGTTGCCTTTGAACATTATAAGGGACATTAAACACATCAGCTATAGTTTATGATGATGACTGTGTGACTGAGAAAGGAAAAGACTGCCATTAAATCGACTCTCCGTCTGGTTCATACGTACAGTAGGCTAGTTTTAGTTTAGTGCTGGGAAAGCTggaacagacaaacacaattaAATAACTGTCCCTTTACACTGGGTttttgacacaaaataaacGTAGAAACCTTTGTTCTTGTTCTCGAGGTGGTAACTAAGGCCTGAATGTAGAAGAATAAGAGATGCCCTGATGTTTCTAAAGAGTGAATCTGCAGACACAATCTTCTGTCATTGTGTTGGGCCGACTGAGCACACTGAACAGCATTGTGTTGTACAGAGGACTgctctatttttctttctccaggctgcatttctttgtcttctcctcTGCTGGCTGACTCGCACTGGATGCTCCCGCTTTTGTGTCTACAAAACGTAATCAGAGACATAACAGACAGAAGTGAGTGAGGAGGCTGACTGGCGATTTAAATGGATTCCTGAAGCTAAACATGTTCTGACACTCTTTACTGCCATTTATTGAATCTTTActctgttgctttgtgtttttctacatgcGAATAAAGGCAGTTGACGTATATACAACCAGACATCATTCTATTTATGAGTCTGAGTGGGGTATTTTGTATCAAATACAGTAGCATGACACTGTATTTGACACAAAATACAGTATCATGTTGAGATAAATATCAGGCTCCTGACAAGTCTACTTTCACCAGGGCTTTTTtgtttgtacttttactttgaaagtcaTTCTGAAGCCTTCAGACATGCACCTTACTGGATAAATATGGTGTTCACCTCAATATGCAAAGGTCACAGACTTATCAGATCCAGTAACATTCTTAAAACAATTCCAAAAATTAAAGCTCCTCTTGCGTATCACAAGCCAAATATTGCGTGAGCATTGTTTCTGTTCCCACAAAGGTTCTGTCGCGCCGAAATGATTAAGTATTTAGATATCACAGGCTTGTATCTGTTCAGCAAAATGCCATGAACAGCAGAAACCAGATGCAGCCAGAAATGTTACAAAGtccatgaatgaaaaaaatgtttaaagggtTTAAATACAAAGCTTTAATTTCAGATCAGCAAAAGAAGCGTTGCCGGCTTCTGTTGGAGCATCGTACTCTGTTTGCTGTACATCTGTACATGTAGTGTTTTGGCATTTCATAGCTACAGCCTCCATCTGTGACGATTACATAAAGCACCATGAGATTCCTACTTTTATGACTTTATATGCAATCATCATGAGCACCAAGGCTGCCTGTTGAGAATATGCTTCTTATATATTCCTAGAAGACAAATTAAGCAAAGCACAACCAAACAGTGTGTAGATCACTGGAGAGGGACTTTATGAATGTCATGGCATCATAGTGGAGCTCAGCTGGATCTCCTTGACAACCAGTTCTGCCCACCAGGCTGCTGCAGGTATAGAGGCCTGCTCCAAACAGTGATTATCTACACATAGCATAACAACTATTTCTATGCAGCTTGGTCAAGTTCCACATTTCTTCACATGGTTGAGTGATATGCATGATGATGTTATTTTCAAGCTGTTCCAAGACCAGAGATACAAATGTGGGGAATTAGTCAAACAGAGGGTCAGATAATATTTCCAGTTCAAACTAAGAAGTGTATTATCTGCAGAACTGTGCTCCTTCTGGGCCAAGGAGCACATGGTTAACTGATTAAATTAGTTTGAAGAGTTACAGATTAGTGGTAATGCcctgctttttatttaatttggagAGTTCAAACCATAAGTGAGCAACTACAGACAAATTTATTAACACTTATCTGTATTTCTCAAAGCTGTATTTGTACTAAAACACACCCTTTGACTATAtgaacattaaaacaaaaacatgacatttaaataGCTAACTGCAGTTAAAATGTGCGAGCAAACACCTGGGATTTTAGCCAGTAAAGTCAACACACTTCATGCAGAAATTATGTGAAACCATATTTAAAaatcaacatgagcttcatttgTTCAGTTTCCCCTTCTTTTTATCACTATAAATTGCATTAATAGAACAGGAATGGTAAGTTTACCAAGCATTAAAAAGCAGTAACTCAGGGGGGCACAGCAGCTGTAACATCTTAACTTTGATAATCACACCATCAGTATCTTGTGATTGTACTGTATACTTGTAAGACATCATAATTCACAACACTTACAGAAGCcacaaaagaccacaaagatcAACTTTGGagagacagaataaaaacatgaggagagaaaaaaacccaTTAAAATCTACACTAATGACAGCATATGCACCGTAACAGCTCAACTCCACCAGTGAACAAATTTTTCCACTTTGGTGTGTAGCCAACTCCCAGGGTATTTCAGCCACAGCGCTGCTCTGTGAAGTGTGGATCAAAGCCACTTCACAGATGTCTGTTGACAAGCCATGATTACATGACACCAAGCCAAGGCCACTGAACTGTTTAACATACTTAAATAAACCCCGCCTGctgaacagaggaagaggagtCCCCTGAGAAAAAGACCATCAAGGAGCTGCGAGGGGCAAAGACTCCTGCCTAAGTGAGGCTCTCCCGACTCCTATGTACCTGCTTGTGCGCTGTTTTGTTGCGACGAGGGATCTGCTACATTGGCAACACTGGAACAATCCTCTTTCTCCTTGGAGAGAGGGCACTCGAGTCCACCTGCAGCCTCTAATAGACTCTCCCTCGAGAACTCTGCGGAGGTTGGAGAGACAAATAGAGGACAAGATAGAGGGGAAGATAGTGATACAATCAGACATTCATCATAAATCTGACTCGACAGAGATGAAGTGACACATTTTATTCCACAAAGATGTTGGTAAAACACCGATATGTCCTCTTAAATATCACAAAAGTCCACCTCAGCTCATCAATCAGTGCTACCTGACATTTACAGTTGTGTGTTGTTTGAATTTAAAAGTCTAATCTTTAAGTGAAACCACACTCGCGataatgttcatttatttgctTCCTCTTTGCTCCTTTCATCTGGACCGACATTTGCAGCTCCTCTATAAGGAGAACAATCCAAAAAGAACATGGTCACTGCCTTATTTTGGACTCCAACTGTTCAGGCTtttataatacaaaaaaatatttgtctcAGTgagttaaatttttttttttcattgtggttaCTGCCTCAGATAAACAGCCCCGTCCACTCATGATGCATTAGTCCTGGGCAATTACTGAATagtgtgtacagtatgtgctGTACACTCTGAGCATCTCACCACCTGCCATTACACTGAATTATTTGGCCCAAGCTGGAGAGCTGACCTTTGTTTTTTGCCATTAGAAGTGAAGCATTTGGAACAGAAACAAGATAGTCTCTGCCAAGGTGGCGGTCTGGCCTTGATATTTTGGGAAACACAcagttttttgtgtaatttacacACCTCAACTGAAGAACTTGCTAATTAAAACAGTGCATTTCATTTGCTCAATGCATATGAAAACCAAACAGCTGATGTTTGACTGCAAACTGCTCCTGGCACACATACCCTGTAAAAATGGGATGAACCAGGCTCTCTGGCTTTATATTCACCAAACTGACAAAAGTGCCGTCTTCTTATTTAAGTCCTGGcaaaaaagtgaataaatgtaCTTCCCAAAGTGTTgatattttcctttaaatacTTCTTCCCGCCTACCACCCTTCCCCAATGCCTTAGTTTCACTTTTCTtcttccccctcttcctcctaaTCTTCTTGCATTTACATACATCCCTTCCAGACATGCTCATGCTTCCTACCTCATTCTCTGCTTTACTTTCATCCCCTTTCCCCTCCTAACTCTACACCCCTCTCCCCTGGTAATAAGCTTTGTTTGTTATTCCTTTTTACTttctacattttctgtttttaatggtaCCTCACTATACATTTGTAAACGATCTCCCCTACATAATCTCATGTCcgtctttttattctttttatgcGTCTTTTCTTGACACAGATACGTTTCAATAGACACCCTTTTGACTCTACTCGTACATAAAACCATCTTCTTTATATTGCTCATTGACAGCTAGGCTGAAAATCTGAGGTTCTTGtattcagttttcttttagtGCCGCTTCTGCTTCGCTATGTCTCAAAGAGAAATCTAATTTTTAGCTCTACAATGTTCAGGTTGAGCttctacataaaaaaaaaaaaaaaaaacacagcaggctTGTATTGAAAATATCATTTTCACAACCTTGGCTTATccttttcaaatttaaaacctCTTAGAAAATGGCAGTGTCGTGTATTTGGTAATTAAAGGACCTGAGTATCACTGCTTAAATACCACTTGACAAGGTGCAGTTCCAAGTCCATGTAATCACTCAAAAAATTCATCCTGAAGTGGAATCTAAGTCACAAATCAAGGGCCAGAGTCTAAGACTTGACCGTGTTGAAATGTTAAATATCTTCAAAAAACAATCACCAAGAAAAGTCACTATTCGGAAGCAGCAGGGTGTATTGTCGATACAAATCCAGGAGTAGTTCTTAGCAATGATTAACACCCCAAGAAAAACCagagatactgagctgtgcatgGTCTTTTGTGCTATGAAAGAGTTGGTCATTTTTCGACGCCTACAGGCGGTATGATAAGAGTAACAGTCCATTATACTTCTctaaatctattggtcagatcatgATGTCAGGTTATTATATTTCACCCCCAGATCATGTGCATTAAGTTATCATTAGGTCATCTTTTACAGAGAATGtgcccagacatgttcagactttgctctattattttaaaacaaatttcatACATATTATACCTTTATGTATTGCTATGTTTCTGATGCCCTTCTTTTAAAAGTTATATTGCTCTGCAGCATGATGTTTTGAGTACACAACATATAACTTTCTTCAAAGCTTGCATCTTCACACCAAAGTTACAGGTTGTAGTTTGTGATCTTCCAGCTGTACATGTGTgtcctccacagacacacatcatACCATCAAAACATCAGTCATTACTAGAATGAATCATTATGTATTTTACACGTGTTTTAGCTCTGGTCTTCAGTCTAGTCGCATTTGCTGTGGCAGATTTTCAGGGAGGTTTATTTTGCTGAATGAGTAGCTGCAAACACACGTCTCTATACATACCCTCCATTTGGCAGCGCAGTTTCTCAAAGGCCTCCGCAGTGGTCTCGTCATCGTGTGGGAGCTCCTCTCCGGTAGGAACAGAGTCGGGGCTGGGCCGGTCCGACAGGCAGCTCTCGGAGGAGCACTCGTCCCCAGCTCCCTGCTGCTGCCTGTACAGGTGGTGCTCCACCATGAACTGCAGCTCTGGGAGGAAGGAGGTGGAGAGAGAAGAGGTTGAAGccaggaagaggaagaaaaagaacagagaaagaaagttgaaaaaagaGGGAATGGGTAACATGCCAGGGAAGATTAGAGGGGAACGGAGTGGGTTGGTAAGAATATTAAAGTGAGATATGGGGAGATTCATTGGGGAGATGGGAGCAGAAAGAGGACAAGCAACAAGAGTAAAGTGGTGTGAGATGAAAGCAGCCAATGGGAGGAAAGAAGGGTTATGAGTagcacaaatttaaaaaaaaaaaaaaaaagatggaaggaaggaGAGCCAGTGTAGGTGGAAATTCAACAAGAAATCCAACACTTGAAAAAAATACCGTAGGTTGAGCATTTTAATAAACTGGCAACATTTAATTAACCCCCTGCAACTGTCTGGAGTGAGGGGGCAGGTAAAGACACATCAGAGTGGAGATATGATTTCTTTAATCACCGTCTTAGGCCTCCTTCATCCATGGTTTTATTAGTTTTAATCCCCTTGTAGCAAGAAACCAAAGTGCACTTGCTACCACACAGTTTTTTCTCTAAGAAGTGACTCATTATCATTATAGCAGTTTAGCTGTAAAActaattgaaaaataaacatccTAGAGCTTCAAATTTCACTTATCTTCTCATTATGGTCCTCTTGCTTCACTTCCTTTATTGGAAATTTGCTTATTCTCTCTTTTACTACAAATACTCTGTACAAAAccatttgtatatatataaataaatatacactTAAAATGGAATTTGCATTGCACTGATGTGACCAAACCACCGAAAGAAATATTAGACTTTTTTTGTTCCTGAGGCTTCCTTTAGGTTTTTTAGGACTCTATGCTACAATTCGACCCCCTttctaaattaaaaacacagaaaatgaagggAATTTTGGTCAGAAAATGGGATAATGAGTCGTAACTGAAGTATGTGCAGCACTGATTGGCTCTGAGTTCGAAATAGGACACTCAATTTCAAACTTGGCTACTTTACCAAGGAAATTCATGTTAAAATCTGCACTTGAATACTTTAAAGGCTAGAAACTGGACACACCActggcttcatttttttaaattatacttTAGATTTTTTCAAACAGTGGTTGCATGACTGTATGTAAGTTTAAATAGTTTTATAATGCTGTAATCTTTGCTTCTGCCCACATTGGAAGTGAAGAGACTCTGTCTTAACATGAATAAACTTAGCGAGAACAGATGGGTTTGATTAACTCACATTTGTTGTCTTTACAACCTTTAGCACATGAATACTTCTTTTGTATTTCATCTTCTTCAGGACATATGAGACACTTTTTGAGTTTTGGGTAAGGGTTAACTATATTTTGCTGACACATACACCTGCAAGAATCTTAAATgcttccatgttttgttttgtttttttgcaaaatacagCTATTCTGATACTGTGGTTTTTAAAGCTAGAGCCGACTGTGATAATACCCCTGCAAAGGACTGAAGtatttgaattatttaaatgtgtatCTGCATTTTACATAGAGCAACGATGAAATTACAGTTTATAAAGCAGCTTTGAGAGCAACACAGATATGGCATTTGCTGTTTGCACACCAAAGGTGTGATCTAACACTTAAAAAGTCAGCATCACTCATACAAGAGTGTTGGTGACTCATAATAGACTACCTTTCATCGTAGGTGTTCCTTTTTGCCCTTTTCGCCGCTGTCGAGGGGAGTTCAACAAAGCTGCCTGTAAAATATCAACACTGAAAATCAACTGGGCAGAGAGCACAAAAATGGACGAGATTCTTTTAATAGacataaacctttttttttaaagagcataAATTTGATTACCTTGTATAACTGGTTTGGGAGGCGATCTTCATCTATTTCTGTGAGAAAAGCAAATAATCAGTTAAATTCAGAATAAAAGTATGGAAACATGGAGTGTAAAGCGGAAACACAATGACCAGGCAAATATATGACACAGTAACTTCAACATAAACCACAAGAAAAGGTCCCACATTTTGCAGTCTTGATACTGTTTGTAATAGCACAGAGTACTGTAGCTGCTGTGTCCAGACAGAGTGGATTTAAGGCGACCTCCAGGCAGATGGTTATCTGACACACTACAAGCACAAGCTCTGCAAAAGTGCTCAATTTTTATCAGGCACTGGGggtggtgttgttttattttttacaatcaTCTATCAAGGTAAACAGATTCTCTTTAAAAACGGGGTTGCTGATCCACTCTCATCATATTCCTAATAGACTCCATATACAGCCAACAGCTGGTAACagataaacagtaaaacactgtTTATGCAAAAACCCCTGAGGGGGAGTACATGTGAGGCATACTGAGGTGTACCCTGGAACAGAGCTGATTTATATTACTAAAAGCAGCCACTGATGGAAGTACATttatacttatttatttataatactGTATATAAATGCACAGCAGAGGCTCtggatttaatttagtttagcattttaaaatgtgcatataTAACACAATGCATTCCTCCACAGTTAGTTAAACCATCCACCAGcatataaaatgaataaaactctTTCTATGGCAGCTGTTTACGACATTAAAGTGCTCCATTAATAGCTGTAAACAAATAGTACAAAACATGATAATGCAGCACTGATCGAGTCCATTTTGACTGCACATCGAGTCCTTTAACTTTTCTATTCTATGTACATTTTTCCTAGAATATTTTTACTTATTGGTGTTACTGGTGTTGTTAATTGAATATTTCTTCCACCGTAGAAGCAGCTCCAATATGTACAAACACAGGAGTAGAGATTGTATTTGCCTCTCAGTGGAAGTGAAGGTCCAACACAATATAAGAGTATGAAACTCATATGAGCTTCAATGGATGAAGAAAAGCTCAATAAAAAAAGTCAATATGTGGAAACATGACTCTGTGGTCATTACATGAAAGGAcgaaaatagaataaaaagtcTGACTGGAGTACAGTGAAACCATTAGCTGTGATCAATAATGAGCACGTTGAACCCTCATCCAAATCTGCGTTTTACAGccttgaaactttttttttctaggaCACCGCCTTGTTGCTTGGCAACCTATGCATCCCTCGGCACTGGGaagccactgtgtgtgtgtgtgtgtgtgtgtgtgtgtgtgtgtgtgtgtgtgtgtgcgctacAGAACATGTGCATATATTATTCCTACTTAAAAGTATGCGCTAGGCTGTTCAAAATGCCAGTGATGTGCTTGTCGCTTcattcatctctctctctctctctgctccaaACACAAATGCAGCGGTGTgtaaaaatctgacataaaagcgaataaattttattttgtgaagaaTTTATCTTCATGCTGTGTGTTTATACAGTGACGCCTGCAACTGAAATTTATCTTTAGCATCTCCCAGGAGTTGGAGAATGTTCCTACAACCGTTATGGATTTTGTTTCAAATCAATCCCAGGAAATGGGCCAGTCATGGACTGTCCTTCTAGTCAGCAGCTTACGATTTATAAATTACTTGACAGACAGCTGTCAAACAGTCTGAAATTAGACTTTCAGCTTAATACTGCAAAACACCGCAAAT
Encoded proteins:
- the LOC110949918 gene encoding protein phosphatase 1 regulatory subunit 1A-like encodes the protein METGSPRKIQFTVPLLDTHLDPEAAEQIRRRRPTPATLVASSDQSSPEIDEDRLPNQLYKAALLNSPRQRRKGQKGTPTMKELQFMVEHHLYRQQQGAGDECSSESCLSDRPSPDSVPTGEELPHDDETTAEAFEKLRCQMEEFSRESLLEAAGGLECPLSKEKEDCSSVANVADPSSQQNSAQADTKAGASSASQPAEEKTKKCSLEKEK